GCGGGGGTCGTACTGCCGTCCGAGTGTGAGTTCGGCGGCTGTGGGACGTGCCGCGTCAAGCTCACGCAGGGGCGCGTGCGGTACGAGGACATGCCGGGCGCGCTCTCGCGCGAGGAGGCCGACGCGGGCTACGCACTGCTGTGTCAGGCGCATGCGTGCTCCGATCTCGCGATCAGTACGGAGCGCGTGCTCGAATCGCCCGGGCCGGCACGTCGGCGTCTGGCGACGGTGGCTCGCTTGGCATCGCTTGCGCCGGACGTGACCCGGCTCGTGCTGGCCATCGACGACGGCGATCCGTGGGTCTTCCGTCCCGGGCAGTACCTCAATGTTTTCCCCGGCGGCGATTTGGGGCCGCGCAGCTTCTCGATGGCGTCTCATCCCGACGCCGCCGACGGGCGTCCCGAAGTGGAGCTCCATATCCGTCATATCGAGGGAGGGCGCTTCACGCAGACGCGCCTGAGCCAGCTGCGTCCCGGCGACAAACTCGAGGTGGAAGCCCCGTTGGGTGGATTCGGTTATCACGAAGACGACTACCGGCCGATCGTCATGGTCGCCACCGGCACGGGCATCGCACCATTGCGCAGCATGCTGGCGCAGATGCTGGCAAGCGGCGATACACCGCCGATCGATCTGTACTGGGGCGGTCGCACGCAGGCGGCGCTGTATCTGCACGGCGAGCTGACGCAGCTTGCCGCCGAGCACGAGGATTTCCGCTACGTGCCGGTGCTTTCGCGTGCGGATGACGACTGGCAGGGCGCACGCGGTTACGTGCAGGGTGTCGTGCTGTCCGAGCATCCCGATCTTTCCGAGCATGCGGTGTACCTGTGCGGCTCGCCGATGATGATCGCGGACGCGCAGCGGGCCTTCGTCGCGAATGGCGCCAGCGTGCGCTATGTGTATGCCGACAGCTTCACGTTCCAGCATCCGGCGCCCGTGGAGGCCGCAGCCTGAGCGTCATGCAAAAAGCGGGGGAATGGCGCTTGCGCCGCTCACCCCCGCCCGTCGCCCATCCGCCCCTGTCTATCGGAAGCGCTTCGACGTATCACGCGCCGCGCTCGATGAACGTCCGGTAAGCCAGCGCGGCGAGTGCCACGTCCTGCAGACCGAATCCGACCGCCTTGTAGACGATGATCTCGTCGTCGCGTTGCCGGCCCGGCGTCAGGCCTTCGAGCACGTCGCCCAATTCCTCGACTTGGTCCCAGTCGACGAGCCCCGGCGCGGCCAGCAGCAAATCGCCGGCTTCTTCGCGGGCCTGCTCGCGCAACTCCACGACGACGCGCGCCGCACGGGCGAGGGTGCTGTCGTCCGTCTCGCGCGTGGTCGGCAGGCTCGAACCGATAGCGGCGACGAAAGCGCCCGACGACAGGGCGCGGCCATCGAAGAGCGGCGTCGTCGAGCGTGTTGCGGTGACGACGATATCGGCGCCATCGAGCGCCTCGTCGGTTTGCATGGCGCTGGCCGTCACGCCTTGCGCGCCGTAAGTCTCGTTGAGCGCTGCGGCGAGGGCGGCATCGCCGTCGATACCGACAATCCGCAGCGTTTCGACGCCCCGCATTTGCGCGAGCGCGTGGGCGTGAGCCGCTCCCTGGACGCCGGTGCCGAAGACCGCCGCCGTGCGTGCGCCGCGCCGGGCCAGCGCCCGTACGGCGAGCATCGTCGTCGCGGCCGTGCGCACGCGAGTGATGGCATTCGCGTCGAGTGTGGCAAGGCAAGCGCCGTCGGACGCGCGGAACAGCACGATCACGAAGTTGAACTGACCTCGAATGGTGGAGTAGACCTTCGCACCCGCGACGTCCGCGCCGGGGAGCACGGCGCCGAGGGTCGAGAGCTTCGTGCCTTGTGCTTCGGTACGTATACGACGTTGCACTGCGGCGCTACCGCGTGCGAGTTCGCGAAATGCGCTCTCGAGCGTGGGAATGGCTTGCGGGACGTCAATCAGCTTGTCGATTTGTGCGTCGGTGAGATGAATCATCGGTCGCGTTTTGTATAGATTGAAAATGGGTATACGGTATACGAACAAAAGCCATCTCACAAATAGTTCGAGGCCGAGGGGCCAGTGAAAAGCCTGAGTTTCGAGGTCGAGACGCCACAGAGCGGTCCGTTGGAATTTATTTCGGTATACAGTATCCATTAACGCGTTACACTGTCGCAAAAACCGCCGCCGTACGCCAAGGGGCGGGGTCTCGGTGAAAGGAGGAGGTATGCCAGTCGTTGTATTTCGCAGGAACGGTCAGACGTACCGGGAAGAGGTGAAGGCCAGGACCAACCTGGTCGTCCGTGCGGGCATCAAGCAGTTTCCATTCCCCCATTTGCGCTACGAATGCGGCATGGGCAAGTGTTCGCGTTGCGCGTGTCGCGTGCTGGCCGGCGGCGAACATCTTCCGGCGCCGAACTGGAAAGAGAAGAAGCAACTGGGCGAGCGGCTCGATGCGGGTTTCCGGCTGGCTTGTCAGCTCTGGATCGAGCACGACATCGAACTGGAGCAGGGCGACGAATTGCCGGTGGCGCCTTGAGCGCAGGGCACTGTCGCGCATCGTCAGGCTACCCGCAACGAGGAAAGCGAATGTACATCGTACTTACGAGCCGCCCGGGCCAGTATCGCAGCGAACCCACGCCCGGCATCACACCGATCGAGACCCACGACTACTTCTACGGCACGCGCCACGTCGCGGCGTTCGTGGTGGCAAAGCTGGACGCGCAAGCGCGCGTGCGCATCGTCGACGAATCCGTGCCGGACGAGGCGAATCTCGTGCCCACCAAATTTTTCGAGAAGTTCGACAGCGTGTCGGAGGCGGTGGCGTCGCTCGAGTCGCTCGTTGGCCGCGAACATGCGCTGGCGCGACTTCGCCGCCGCAATCCGGAGACATCGGTCAACACCATGGTGCAAATCACGTTCATCACGAATGGCGGCAAAGTCGTCGAGGCGCCGCCCAACAGCAATCTGCTGCGCGTGTCGTTGCGCGAGAAGGGGGGGATTCCGTTCAAATGCGGCGGCGGTCTGTGCGGTACCTGTCGGTGCCGTGTGGAACAGGGCCGTGAGCATACCGACGAGGTCAAGCAAAAGGAGCGCAGGCACCTGAGCCCCGACGACCTCGCCAACGGCTATCGCATGGCCTGCCAGACCTTCGTCAACGGCAATGTGAGCGTGTCATGGTGAGCGGCCCGGACGTGACGACCGAGCCGTTCTCGGCCTTGCCGATCGAGCAGCGTCGGCTGATGCTCGAACTGGGGCCGCGCTGGAACGATGACATCATCGCGCACCGCAAGGCGGTGATCGAGTGCTACACGCCAGTGCTGGCGGCGGCGCCGAGGAGTCCGCACGTCGAGCGCGACGTGCCCTACGGCGAGCATGCGCGTCAGGTCCTCGATGTCTTTGAACCGGTCGCGCCTTCGACGGACCTGCGCGAAGCCGTCCTGTTCGTCCATGGCGGTGCGTTCGTACGCGGCAACAAGAGCGTCAACGGTGAGATTTACGACAACGTATGCCACTGGTTCGCGCGACAGGGCATGTTGGCGATCAACGTCGAATACCGTCTGGCCGACGAGGCGCGGTGGCCCGGCGGCGCGCAGGATGTCGCGCGGGCCATCGCCTGGGTGCACGAGAACGCTTCGCGCCTGCGTATCGACACGTCGCGCATCTTCCTCATCGGACACTCGGCCGGGGGCACGCACGCGGCCGGTTGTCTGTTCGATCCGGCGCTGACGGAAGCGTCCTCCTTGCCGGCTGGAGGTGTGGCTGGCCTGGTGCTGATCAGTGCGCGGTTGTTCGCGGATGTCGATGCGCGCAACCCGAACGCGGGGCCCGTGCGGGCGTATTTCGGCGGCGATGAATCGCGCTATGCGCAGCGCTCGCCGCTCACGCACGGTGCGTGCTGCGCGGTGCCGACGATGATCGCCGTCGCGGAATACGAAAACCGGTTCCTCGACGACTACGGCGCGGCGTTTTTCCAAACACTCCTGCGCGCACGCGGTGCGGCGCCCCGGTTCGTCCAGGTGCGCGGCCACAATCACACGTCGATCGTGGCGCACTTCAATTCCGGTGAGGAGTGGCTGGGGCGGGAAATACTGGCGTTCATGGCGTCGGCATGTCGTCCTGCCTGAGAGCGGACATCTACGCCGCGTCCCGGGCAATACTTGCCGGCGGAGTGCCTCCCTGATCGTGTACAGTCTACAAAAAGCCGTTGCTGCTATAAAATGCGTCGGTTATTGGGGACCATGGGCCACGGCAGCAGGCGTCCGTGGGCGCGGAACCGTCGGTTTGTGGAGATTGGAATTATGGTACGGGGAGCCACAGGGGCAAACGGTCGCGAGCCGATCATGCACCAGCAGCTTTCGGATCTGGTGACTGCCCGTTTGCGCGAGTCCATCACCTCGGGGACTTACAAGCCGGGCGACCGCCTCGTCGAAGGACGGATCGCTCAGGAACTGGAGGTGTCGCGCGTGCCGGTGCGCGAGGCGTTGCGGGCGCTGGCCGTCGAGGGGTTGGTGGAAGTGAGGCCCCGGCACGGTGCGGTCGTGGCGTCGTTCGATCCGGCGTCGGCGCGTGAACTGGTACAGATCCGCGCCACGCTCGAGGGACTGAACGCCCGCCTGGCGGCGGAACATTGCACGCCGGAGTTGGTCAAGCGCATCGAAAAGGTTCTGCAGGAGGGCAACGCCAAGGTCGCCGCGGGAGAGACGTCGGGCCTCCTGGAACTCAATGCCCGTTTCCACGACTTGTTGTATTCCGCGGGCGCGAACGCGATGCTCGCGGACCTGATGCGTTCCATGCGCGACCGTTCGCGCATGCTGTTCGTCAACGCCAGCGACGAAGAGGTACGCATCACCTGGGAAGAGCACGCCGCCATTCTGCGCGCAGTGCAGTCCGGCGATGCGGCGTTTGCCGCACTTCTCGCCGAACGCCACGTCACTCGCGCCGCGCAGTACTACCTGGATAACCTCGCCCGCTGAGCTGCTTGCGTCGAGCGAAGACACAAGCGCTTGGCTCACCCTCGGTTCACCAATTCGTCTCCCGCTCCGGCGTCGCCGTGATCTTGTGGATGGAGAGGTCGGCGCCGTAGTACTCCTGCTCGTCGTCGAGCCGCAGGCCCATGACGCGCTTGATCACGCCGTAGACGAGGTAGCCGCCCGCGAAGGCGATGGCCACCCCCATCATCGTGCCGGCAACTTGTGCGATGAAGCTCACGCCGCCGAGTCCGCCGAGCGCCGTCTGACCGAAGATGCCCGCCGCCAGCCCACCCCAGATGCCGCACACGCCATGCAGCGGCCACACGCCAAGCACGTCGTCGATGCGCAGGCGATTCTGCGTCACCGTGAACAGCCATACGAACAGTCCACCCGCCACGGCGCCGACGACGAGCGCGCCCAGCGGATGCATCACGTCGGAACCCGCGCACACCGCCACGAGCCCGGCGAGCGGGCCGTTGTGAATGAAG
The Pandoraea pulmonicola DNA segment above includes these coding regions:
- a CDS encoding 2Fe-2S iron-sulfur cluster-binding protein, translating into MSYRITWIEAQRSFDATPDETVLEAARRAGVVLPSECEFGGCGTCRVKLTQGRVRYEDMPGALSREEADAGYALLCQAHACSDLAISTERVLESPGPARRRLATVARLASLAPDVTRLVLAIDDGDPWVFRPGQYLNVFPGGDLGPRSFSMASHPDAADGRPEVELHIRHIEGGRFTQTRLSQLRPGDKLEVEAPLGGFGYHEDDYRPIVMVATGTGIAPLRSMLAQMLASGDTPPIDLYWGGRTQAALYLHGELTQLAAEHEDFRYVPVLSRADDDWQGARGYVQGVVLSEHPDLSEHAVYLCGSPMMIADAQRAFVANGASVRYVYADSFTFQHPAPVEAAA
- a CDS encoding ornithine cyclodeaminase family protein; its protein translation is MIHLTDAQIDKLIDVPQAIPTLESAFRELARGSAAVQRRIRTEAQGTKLSTLGAVLPGADVAGAKVYSTIRGQFNFVIVLFRASDGACLATLDANAITRVRTAATTMLAVRALARRGARTAAVFGTGVQGAAHAHALAQMRGVETLRIVGIDGDAALAAALNETYGAQGVTASAMQTDEALDGADIVVTATRSTTPLFDGRALSSGAFVAAIGSSLPTTRETDDSTLARAARVVVELREQAREEAGDLLLAAPGLVDWDQVEELGDVLEGLTPGRQRDDEIIVYKAVGFGLQDVALAALAYRTFIERGA
- a CDS encoding 2Fe-2S iron-sulfur cluster-binding protein codes for the protein MPVVVFRRNGQTYREEVKARTNLVVRAGIKQFPFPHLRYECGMGKCSRCACRVLAGGEHLPAPNWKEKKQLGERLDAGFRLACQLWIEHDIELEQGDELPVAP
- a CDS encoding 2Fe-2S iron-sulfur cluster-binding protein → MVQITFITNGGKVVEAPPNSNLLRVSLREKGGIPFKCGGGLCGTCRCRVEQGREHTDEVKQKERRHLSPDDLANGYRMACQTFVNGNVSVSW
- a CDS encoding alpha/beta hydrolase is translated as MVSGPDVTTEPFSALPIEQRRLMLELGPRWNDDIIAHRKAVIECYTPVLAAAPRSPHVERDVPYGEHARQVLDVFEPVAPSTDLREAVLFVHGGAFVRGNKSVNGEIYDNVCHWFARQGMLAINVEYRLADEARWPGGAQDVARAIAWVHENASRLRIDTSRIFLIGHSAGGTHAAGCLFDPALTEASSLPAGGVAGLVLISARLFADVDARNPNAGPVRAYFGGDESRYAQRSPLTHGACCAVPTMIAVAEYENRFLDDYGAAFFQTLLRARGAAPRFVQVRGHNHTSIVAHFNSGEEWLGREILAFMASACRPA
- a CDS encoding GntR family transcriptional regulator; the encoded protein is MVRGATGANGREPIMHQQLSDLVTARLRESITSGTYKPGDRLVEGRIAQELEVSRVPVREALRALAVEGLVEVRPRHGAVVASFDPASARELVQIRATLEGLNARLAAEHCTPELVKRIEKVLQEGNAKVAAGETSGLLELNARFHDLLYSAGANAMLADLMRSMRDRSRMLFVNASDEEVRITWEEHAAILRAVQSGDAAFAALLAERHVTRAAQYYLDNLAR